The genomic segment TAATTCAAGCACCGGATTCAGTGTTTTGCTGACAGCGAACAGGCCATCGAACGTGGACAAGAGCAGTGTCGTTTCGGTATGGCACGAGTTTCTCCAACAATCGCTGCCGGATCGAATGGCAGATTCGCAGAATGAAGATTGTGTGCGAATTTCCTGATAACATGGACTCGCTAGTTTAAGTTTTGTATCTCGCAGCCGAACCAAGTTGATATGTCACGCGCAGATGACTGCGAGTGCCTCGACTTAAGCGATCAGTGCATCTGTATCATTACACACCCAGGGCCTCCTAGAATGCAATGCGATCGTCCAAGGTTGACGGATAAAGAATATATCTCGAGGAAGGGAGCCTCTTAATCATATGATGCAAGACTTGACGTTAGCAGCCAGGGCGTGCCGTTGTCCGGGCGATTCGAGAAACGGTTGCGGTAGTAGGAAAGAGAAATCTACTCGATTGGCCGGTCTAATCGTTACAATATGTCTGTTGGTTCTCTCCACGGTTTTCGAGACGGCAACAGCCGAAAGGCCTGAGCGAGGTGATAATGCGGCGCTTGATCTGACCGAATTGAGTCTCGAGGACTTGATGAACGTTGAAGTTTCATCGGTGTCAAAGAAATCCGAACCGATTTCGGAAGCGGCTGCCGCTATCTATGTCCTGACAGCCGAAGATATACGCAAGTCTGGTGCCATGTCGATACCTGATGCACTAAGGATGGTGCCGGGCGTACAGGTAGCACAGATTGATGCAAACAAATGGGCGGTGACGGCACGCGGGTTCAATGGGAGCTTTGCCAACAAGCTCTTGGTCCTGGTTGACGGTCGGTCAGTATACACGCCCTTGTACTCCGGGGTCTACTGGAATGTCCAGGATGTGTTACTTGAAGATATCGATCGCATCGAGGTCATCCGTGGTCCCGGCGCAACTCTTTGGGGTGCCAATGCCGTCAATGGGGTCATTAATATCCTGACGAAGTCGGCTGCAGAAACGAAGGGCGTGTTCGTCAGCGGTGGTTCAGGATCGTATGACCGCGCCAACGGGGAAATTCGATATGGAAGATCCCTTAAGGGAAACGGCGCATTTCGCGCCTACGGCAAATGGTTTGAAAAAGACGGGTTTGATGATGCATCAGGCAAATCGACGCTAGACGCCTGGAAGATGCTCCGCGGCGGTCTGCGTGCGGATTGGGAACTCGGCTCCAATTCCAATCTGACCCTGCAGGGTGATGCTTATGATGGTGAAGCCAACACTGTCTATCACTTGCCCAGCATTTCATTTCCTTATTCGCAAACCCTGCATTCGGTTGCTCCGCTACGGGGACGAATACTCTGGCGCGCCTGACCACAGGGCAGCCTGATCAATCAACATGGACATTCCAAATGTACCACGATTGGTATGAGCGACATGATCGTTTCATTGGAGAGTCCCGGCACACCTACGACATCGACGTTCAGCACAATTGGACATTGTCCCGTCGATTCAATCTGACGTCTGGTGTCGGATACCGCCGCAGTACGGATAATGTAGACTCAACCGATTTTTCCGGAGTCGAAGATCCGAGCCGTAGTTCAAACCTGTTCAGTGCTTTTGCGCAGACCACAGCACTGCTGATTCATAATCGAGTTCAACTTACATTCGGTTCGAAGCTTGAGCACAACGACTACACGGGCTACGAGTTTCAGCCCAGTCTTGTTTGTTTGGGCGCTCAGTGAGCGCCATTCGGTTTGGTCATCAGTATCGCGGGCGATACGTACTCCTTCACGCGGAGAGAACGATGGGCGTGCCTGGCTGTACGTTGTTCCACCGCTTACAACGGCCAATCCTACAGACCTGGCGATGAAGGTTGAATACCAGGGGTCACCAGAATTCAAGAGTGAGACTCTGGTCAGTTATGAGTCCGGCTATCGTGGAAATCTGACAAACCGATTCTGGATTGATGCAGCAGCATATTACAACATTTACGATGGCATCATTATGGGCCAAGTGGGTCAGCCCGTACCTCCTGATGCGCAGCACCCTTATATCACAATTCCATTTAGACCATATAATGGTGGCAGTGTAAAGTCATACGGCATGGAGATTACCGCCGACTTCCAACTGTCTCCATCGATTCGAACCAAGATGGCCTACTCCTATGGCCACGGTGAGAAGCTAAAGGCGGTTTCCGAGATAAGCGCAGGATCCTTCTATCTGCCGCGCCATCAACTTAGCCTGCAACTAAACACCAGCCCAGCCCGTTGGATCGAGCTCGGATATTGGATCCGTTTTGTGGACGAGATTGCCGAAGGGCCGGTTCCGAGTTACTGGACGCTAGATTCGCGGCTGGCAATCAGCTTAACCAAGCAGCTAGAATTCGCACTGATCGGCAAAGATCTGCTTGAAAAACAACATCAGGAGTTTCAATCGGATCTGAACAACGTGTATTCAGAACCCGAACGAAGAATTGTCGGATCACTTACCTGGAGATACTAGCTTCATGCATAGATTCTGGCTTTGGCTCGCAACGGTGTTACTGTTGTCTGGAGTCAGTCAAGGTAACATCGGCGCAGGAGAAAGCCTCCGAGACCGACGTGAAAGCGGCGTTCCTTTATAACTTCGCGAAATTCGTTGAGTGGCCGAATTCGCCAAATCGTACACTGGACTCCACGTTTCGCATCGGAGTAGCAGGCAGAACTGCGATCAATAAGGCTATCAAGGCTGCTGTTGATAACAAACAAGTAGCAGGCCGACGTGTTGAGATCGTTGAGTCCGATGATGCCAAGGAGCTGCTTGACTGCAACATTGTATTCATCAATTCCTCTTCGCCTACCACGATGGAGGCTATGCTGACTGCCCTGCGCGGACATCCAGTTCTCACGGTGAGCGAGCATGAAGAGTTCATTTCCTACGGTGGGATGATTCGGTTCTTTGTCGCAGACGGAAAAGTTCGTTTCGAGATATCACCGAAAAGGCGCGCGAGAGAGGCTCAATATCAGCTCAAAGTTGTTGAAACTGGCAGTAATAGCTGACAGTTACGGGGACTGAATGATCCAAACATTCCTGAAAGACCTGACGATTCGCGGCAAGCTGATTGGAATCGTCATGATCAGCTCTGCTCTGGCGTTGTTACTCGTTGGAATCGCCTTCATCGCATACGATTACTCGAGTGCAAGGGCGGATTTGTTTCGTTCGATGGCGACCTTGACCGATGTCATCGGAATCAACTGCACTGCGTCGGTGCAGTTTGATAACAGCAATGATACAAAAGGCACGTTGGTCAGTTTGCTTGCTGAGCGGCAAGTAGTTTCGGCGGGTGTGTATTCTCGCACCGGCGAGATCTTTGCCTCCTTCCCCTCAGATGATAGCCTTTGTCCGCGTGTGTTTCGTCTCGAAGATTCCACGACGCAGATCGCCAAAGACGGGTTACTCATCACTTCTCGTCCCATTAGACTGGATGACGAACCGATCGGGTTCATAACGGTTCGCGCCGACATGCGTGAACTGTCGGCACGATTGAAGCGTGATTTCCTGATGGTGGGATTGCTTATCGTGCTGGCTCTGTTGTTTGCATTTCTCGTCGTCAGTCGTCTCCAACGAGTAATCTCCGAGCCGGTGTTGCATCTGACGTCGGTTGCTAAGGCGGTTTCAAGGGACAAAGACTACTCGATTCGGGCCGTGCCCTCCGGAGCCGATGAGATCGGGTACTTGGTTGGTACATTCAACGAGATGCTCACACAAGTGCAGGATCGCGATCGGGAGTTGCTCGACGCACGAGATTTTCTGGAACAACGCGTGAGGAGCGGACTTCTGAATTGGAGTCGGAAATCACCGAACGAGTCCTGGCAGGATAAAATCACTGCCTCGTTGCGGGAAGGAAGTCCTGCTTAAAGAAGTCCATCACCGCGTAAAGAATAATCTCCAGATTATAACCAGCTTGCTCAATTTACAGGCGGGCAAGATCAAAGATAAGAAACTCGAGGCAATGTTCCGCGATAGTCAGGGGAGGGTAAAGACAATGGCTTTGATTCATGAAAAGCTCTACCGCTCGGAGAATCTTAGCGAAGTCAATTTCCCGGACTACGTTGACAGTCTCACGAGTTACATGATGAGCACGGTCTCCGGTAATCGGGAGAGAGTCAACATCAGACGTGAGATTGACCCCATTAATCTCGGCGTTGATGTTGCCATACCGTGCGGTCTGATTATCAATGAACTCGTCACAAATTCGCTGAAGTACGCCTTTCCGGACGGCAGGCGAGGGGAAATCACAATCCGTTGCCGTAAGTCGATGAATGCGACACTCATCCTGGAAGTTGCCGACGACGGAATTGGAATTCCGGATGTGGTTGATATTCAAAATAGCGGGACGTTGGGAATGCAGTTGGTCCATGGGCTGATCGGCCAGTTGGACGGAACGATCAAGATCGAACGAGAACGCGGCACCAGTTTCATTCTTGAATTCGCCGCTTCCCGGCGCGAGGAGAAAGAGAGACAACTTGTCAGCGCATAAGATTCTGGTAGTTGAAGACGAGTCGATTGTTGCTTTAGACATTCGGCAGCGACTTGAAATCATGGGTTTTGAAGTAGTCGCGACAGTCGCCACCGGTGCTGCTGCCATCGAGAAAACATTGTCGGAAAAGCCTGATTTGATTCTAATGGATATTCAAATCAAAGGAGAGATCGATGGTATCCAGACAGCCGATCAGATAGCTCAATTAGTCGACGTACCGATCATCTTTCTCACGGCTAACTCCAGATCGAGTTACTATCGACCGGGCAAAGAACTCAGGTCCGCTCGCGTATCTTTGAAACCTTTCGAAGATCGGGAACTTCAAACCGCTATCGAAATCGCTCTCGAACGACACCGCTTAGAGCGCAAGCTGAAGGAGCACGAACAGTGGCTATCAGTGACTCTCGGCAGTATTGGTGATGCCGTTTTGGCATTTGACACGAAAGGCAATGTCACCTATCTAAATTGTATAGCGGAACAGCTTACAGGTTGGACAAACGATGAAGCACTCGGGCGACCAGCAAGAGAGGTCCTGAGACTCACGCTCAGCGAAGCGGCGGCATTCAAACCGATTGAACCAATCGCAAAGGTGTTGGATTCAGGGACAACCTTCCATCTGAGTGAATTCGCCCTTTTGACTCGGCGTGACGAAGTGCAAATCGCGATTGAAGACAGCGTTGCTCCAATTCGGCTCGAGTCGGGCGAATTGATCGGTGCTGTCATGGTCTTCCGTGACGTTACTGCTCGTATCCTCACTGAGAGGAAATTGCGAGATTCCGAGATGCACATCAAACGGATCTTTGAAACTGTGCAGGAAGGGTTGGGAGTGGTCGATGAACACGAGCAGATACTGATCTGCAACCCCGCCTTTGCTGCGATTCTGGGTGAAGACGATCCCAAAGCGGTCATCGGAAAGAAAATTGTAGACTACATGAGCCCGGAATCACAACTGGAAATCTTGGCACAGACAAACATCCGGCAGACGGGCGTCAGCAATGAGTACGAGTTGAGCGTTGCGACTCCGGCCGGCGAAGCAAGAATTGTAGATGTGAATGTCGCGCCGCTCGTAGATGAATTGGGCAAATACTGCGGCGCTGTTAGCACGATGGTTGATATTACCCATCGCAAGCAATTGGAACTGGAGCTGAGCCAGCATCGTGATCACCTCGAGAAGTTAGTGCAGGCACGCACCAAAGAACTAACGGTGACACTCAAGACTCTTCAAAGCGAAATCGATGAGCGCAAGCGCCTTGAAACTGAACGCGAGGCGATGAAAGGTAAGTTACAAAAGGCCGAGAAGATGGAAGCCTTGGGGATGCTCGCCGGCGGCGTCGCTCATGACCTAAACAACACCTTGGGACCCCTTGTCGGATATCCCGATTTGATTCTTGAGTTCCTGCCGAATAATCCCGGAGTCCGAAGAATGGTTGAGCGGATAAAGCTTGCCGCGGTTGACGCGGCCAGCGTGGTTAACGATCTCCTTACCCTCGCCCGACGGGGCCGGTATGAGATGTATCCGATGCGAATGAGTGACGTTCTTCGCGAATATCTTGATTCGCCTGGCTTCTTACGGCTCCAAGCTGAACATCCGAAAATCAAGACTGTGACCGACCTTGACGACGCCGCTGATCTCATAATGGGCTCAGCTCCACATCTGGCCAAGGTGCTGATGAACCTGGTGATCAACGCATTTGACGCCATCAAGGCAGAAGGAACTGTGACTGTTAAAATCGCCAAGGTTAGCTTGACAAGACTGGATTCCGGCTACGACAAAATCAATCCGGGCGACTACGTTATGGTTCGAGTATCCGATACCGGATGTGGAATCTCCGAGGAAGACCTCACCAAGATTTTTGAGCCTTACTACTCGAAGAAGAAAATGGGTCGTAGCGGTACGGGACTGGGACTTTCGGTGGTCTACGGGATTGTTCAGGACCATGCTGGTTACTACGATGTTCTCTCCGAAGTCGGACGAGGGACTGATTTTGTACTGTACTTCCCGGTAACCGAAAAGGCCATTTCCAAGACTCCGAATCAAGAAGTCAAGCAGGGTTCTGAATCACTTCTTGTGGTTGATGACAACGAGGAGCAGCGAGAACTTGCCAGCGAAATTCTTGGCAGCATCGGTTATCGCGTCAGTTCCGTTGCCAGTGGACGTGAAGCAGTAAGATACCTACATGACAACTCCGTTGATTTAATCTTGCTCGACATGATTATGGAACCTGACTTCGACGGGCTCGATACTTACAAAGAAGTGCTTAAGTTGAGACCGCAACAAAACGCAGTCGTCGTGTCCGGATTCTCTTCGAACGAACGTGTTGAGGAACTTCTGCGTCTCGGTGCGTCGGGGTACCTTCAAAACCATACTCGGTGGAACAGATCGCATCGGCAGTTTATGCCGCTCTACATCCATGCTCCTCAAATCCTGAACACGACACAAACAGTTCAGTCTCACCGATGCTGACTTTGTAGCCAGCCTGAGCGGCGAGAGATTAATGAGTTATTACAGAGTCAAACAGGTGCGGCGAGATGAGAAAAATGCGCCCACTGCCCTTCCGAACTCACTTTCCAAGTTTGACCGAGTGTTCAGCAGCGTCTAAACATGTAGCATGATTGGACCGCTCGATTCAAGTGCGCTACTACTTCACCGACTGCCACGAGTCGGTTTTCTTGTAGTCGAAGAGCAACAACAACGGAATCACCAGCCAAATCAACAGCGCCAATCCTGTCACTGACAGTGTCACTGCGCTCTTCGTTGAAATCAGGAAGATGAAGCTTCCGCCCCAGACGAATATATTGATGGCGACAATCGTCAGTGTCACTCTGAGATTATCCATCGTCCAGCCAGAGCTTGATTAGGATCTTCATCGACATGGCAAATGCCAAAAACAGTAGCCCGGCAACGCGGAGAATGCTGACGGCGACAAAGTAGGTGCTGTCGGTTACGATCCGGCCGGAACGTTCGCCCAGGAAATCAGGGCATCATTGACGATCAAGTGGGGAACCATCAACGCAAACACCGCAGGCAAACGTAAACCAGATTGAGAAGTTGATCAGCCGCCAAGTCATGGAATGAATCTACCTCCTACGTTATCAAACTGCAACACATCATCACCGAAGTTGCCTGAATAGGAAATCAACTGCCTAAACCTTTGCCGTCAACCATCGGCCGCGGCGATAATAGAAGTAGAACAGTATCGTTGTCAGGATTCCCGAGCCGGTAAGAACCCACCAGACGGCGGTTTCATTGAAACCAAGCAGCTGCGTCAACATGACTGCAGGCAGTACCTGGAAAAGCCACGAATGGATAATGCTGAATACCATGTATGGCGCATTGAGTCCGACGCCAAGATGAATCTGTTCAAGCATCAAGAACGCTCCAAAGAACGGGAAACTGATTGCCGTAATACGCAGAATATTGACACCGTGGCGCACCGTTTCTTCGCTCTCAAAGAATACCCGCATGTACGCTCCGGCAAAGACAAAAGTCAGAATTCCCATCGCAGCCATAACTCCGAACGACAACAAAACAGCATGATCGGCAGTCGCTTTGGCGCGATCGATTTTTGGGCGCCGATATTATGCCCAATCAGCGATGACAGCCCGAGTCCAATCCCGACAATGATCGACATACCAAATCCGATCACCTGCATACTTGCTCCATAGGCCGCAACCACTGTCGTGCCGAAGCCGGCGACGATCGGCGTAATCAACAAGCGGGATAAAGAGAATGACAGTTCTCCCAACCAGGCCGGGACGCCAAGCCAGATCATGGTCCACATAGAGGCAATCGAAATCGGTACTTTGCTGCGAAGGTGGAGCCGGACATTTACTTTGCTCGAGAAGAACAGAGCAATGCCAACAATAAACGTGACTGTGACGCTGATCACCGTC from the bacterium genome contains:
- a CDS encoding HAMP domain-containing protein, translated to MIQTFLKDLTIRGKLIGIVMISSALALLLVGIAFIAYDYSSARADLFRSMATLTDVIGINCTASVQFDNSNDTKGTLVSLLAERQVVSAGVYSRTGEIFASFPSDDSLCPRVFRLEDSTTQIAKDGLLITSRPIRLDDEPIGFITVRADMRELSARLKRDFLMVGLLIVLALLFAFLVVSRLQRVISEPVLHLTSVAKAVSRDKDYSIRAVPSGADEIGYLVGTFNEMLTQVQDRDRELLDARDFLEQRVRSGLLNWSRKSPNESWQDKITASLREGSPA
- a CDS encoding TonB-dependent receptor plug domain-containing protein; translated protein: MNVEVSSVSKKSEPISEAAAAIYVLTAEDIRKSGAMSIPDALRMVPGVQVAQIDANKWAVTARGFNGSFANKLLVLVDGRSVYTPLYSGVYWNVQDVLLEDIDRIEVIRGPGATLWGANAVNGVINILTKSAAETKGVFVSGGSGSYDRANGEIRYGRSLKGNGAFRAYGKWFEKDGFDDASGKSTLDAWKMLRGGLRADWELGSNSNLTLQGDAYDGEANTVYHLPSISFPYSQTLHSVAPLRGRILWRA
- a CDS encoding response regulator, which produces MSAHKILVVEDESIVALDIRQRLEIMGFEVVATVATGAAAIEKTLSEKPDLILMDIQIKGEIDGIQTADQIAQLVDVPIIFLTANSRSSYYRPGKELRSARVSLKPFEDRELQTAIEIALERHRLERKLKEHEQWLSVTLGSIGDAVLAFDTKGNVTYLNCIAEQLTGWTNDEALGRPAREVLRLTLSEAAAFKPIEPIAKVLDSGTTFHLSEFALLTRRDEVQIAIEDSVAPIRLESGELIGAVMVFRDVTARILTERKLRDSEMHIKRIFETVQEGLGVVDEHEQILICNPAFAAILGEDDPKAVIGKKIVDYMSPESQLEILAQTNIRQTGVSNEYELSVATPAGEARIVDVNVAPLVDELGKYCGAVSTMVDITHRKQLELELSQHRDHLEKLVQARTKELTVTLKTLQSEIDERKRLETEREAMKGKLQKAEKMEALGMLAGGVAHDLNNTLGPLVGYPDLILEFLPNNPGVRRMVERIKLAAVDAASVVNDLLTLARRGRYEMYPMRMSDVLREYLDSPGFLRLQAEHPKIKTVTDLDDAADLIMGSAPHLAKVLMNLVINAFDAIKAEGTVTVKIAKVSLTRLDSGYDKINPGDYVMVRVSDTGCGISEEDLTKIFEPYYSKKKMGRSGTGLGLSVVYGIVQDHAGYYDVLSEVGRGTDFVLYFPVTEKAISKTPNQEVKQGSESLLVVDDNEEQRELASEILGSIGYRVSSVASGREAVRYLHDNSVDLILLDMIMEPDFDGLDTYKEVLKLRPQQNAVVVSGFSSNERVEELLRLGASGYLQNHTRWNRSHRQFMPLYIHAPQILNTTQTVQSHRC
- a CDS encoding YfiR family protein, with protein sequence MKAAFLYNFAKFVEWPNSPNRTLDSTFRIGVAGRTAINKAIKAAVDNKQVAGRRVEIVESDDAKELLDCNIVFINSSSPTTMEAMLTALRGHPVLTVSEHEEFISYGGMIRFFVADGKVRFEISPKRRAREAQYQLKVVETGSNS
- a CDS encoding TonB-dependent receptor encodes the protein MFVWALSERHSVWSSVSRAIRTPSRGENDGRAWLYVVPPLTTANPTDLAMKVEYQGSPEFKSETLVSYESGYRGNLTNRFWIDAAAYYNIYDGIIMGQVGQPVPPDAQHPYITIPFRPYNGGSVKSYGMEITADFQLSPSIRTKMAYSYGHGEKLKAVSEISAGSFYLPRHQLSLQLNTSPARWIELGYWIRFVDEIAEGPVPSYWTLDSRLAISLTKQLEFALIGKDLLEKQHQEFQSDLNNVYSEPERRIVGSLTWRY